A DNA window from Streptomyces sp. CA-278952 contains the following coding sequences:
- a CDS encoding DapH/DapD/GlmU-related protein, which translates to MYVRTPEFARHAERIVEVTDATSRLNVLPFSDSAGRTELLSVVFGGPLPESVVIYPPFFTECGLNTTFGENVFVNQGCTFMDKGGIRVGNGVMIAPQVSLITGGHPLPLAERREYLSFAPIVIEDDVWIGTAAVITQGVTIGAGAVVAAGAVVTRDVPAGAVVAGVPARVIKKIG; encoded by the coding sequence ATGTATGTCCGGACGCCTGAGTTCGCGCGTCACGCGGAGCGGATCGTGGAAGTCACTGATGCGACGTCCCGACTGAACGTGCTTCCGTTCAGCGACAGCGCAGGTCGGACGGAACTACTTTCGGTTGTGTTCGGCGGCCCGCTGCCGGAGTCGGTGGTGATCTACCCGCCGTTCTTTACCGAGTGCGGGCTGAACACGACGTTCGGGGAGAACGTCTTCGTCAACCAGGGATGCACTTTCATGGACAAGGGCGGCATCCGTGTCGGGAACGGTGTCATGATCGCCCCGCAGGTCAGCCTCATCACCGGAGGCCATCCACTGCCCCTGGCCGAACGCCGCGAGTACCTCTCCTTCGCCCCGATCGTCATCGAGGACGACGTCTGGATCGGGACAGCTGCCGTGATCACGCAAGGGGTGACCATCGGTGCCGGTGCGGTGGTCGCCGCGGGTGCGGTGGTCACGCGTGATGTTCCCGCCGGGGCCGTGGTCGCGGGAGTGCCCGCCCGGGTGATCAAGAAGATCGGCTGA
- a CDS encoding MFS transporter — MNAGHRVLLAVVCGVAVASVYAAQPVLEPMGRDLGVPTELTGWFVATGQFGYLAGLLLLVPLGDVADRRRLIAVQLAVTSVGMMLTALSSAAWQALAGLATAGVFAVVVQIAVAYAASASPPAERGRNIGVVTSGVVVGILGARVATGALADMWGWRSVYVVLAVLSLGLAALVPAVLSPDPRVTSLAKYREAAGSLGRLRGRRTFLTRGLIAFFLFASFGTLWSGLSTPLAGGPWQLSETHIGLLGLAGLAGALGAARAGRWADAGRATPVSGLALALLILSWVAIAQLPWSLWLLIIGIVALDFAVQAVHVSNQHALTLRYPDRLSSVIGGYMVFYSLGSALGAAATTATFTAYGWTGSSLLGSGFAACALVVWLVVKAGSRSDTAGAVPVPDGRAPHSVVGTPAE; from the coding sequence ATGAACGCAGGGCATCGAGTGCTGCTGGCGGTGGTGTGCGGCGTCGCTGTGGCGAGCGTCTACGCCGCGCAGCCGGTTCTGGAGCCGATGGGACGCGACCTCGGCGTGCCGACGGAGCTCACCGGCTGGTTCGTGGCCACCGGTCAGTTCGGCTACCTGGCGGGTCTGTTGTTGCTCGTTCCGCTCGGCGATGTGGCCGACAGACGCCGCCTCATCGCCGTGCAACTGGCGGTCACCTCGGTGGGCATGATGCTCACGGCCTTGTCGTCGGCCGCGTGGCAGGCGCTCGCGGGGCTCGCGACGGCCGGGGTGTTCGCGGTCGTGGTGCAGATCGCGGTGGCCTACGCGGCGTCAGCCTCTCCTCCCGCCGAACGTGGACGGAACATCGGGGTGGTGACCTCGGGCGTCGTGGTCGGCATTCTGGGTGCGCGGGTCGCTACCGGCGCGCTCGCCGACATGTGGGGCTGGCGCAGCGTCTACGTCGTGCTCGCGGTGCTCTCCCTCGGGCTCGCAGCCCTGGTACCGGCCGTACTGTCCCCGGACCCGCGTGTGACGTCCCTCGCGAAGTACCGCGAGGCCGCCGGCTCGCTCGGGCGGCTGCGGGGCCGGCGCACCTTCCTGACGCGCGGCCTCATCGCGTTCTTCCTGTTCGCCTCGTTCGGAACCCTGTGGAGCGGGCTGTCCACGCCGCTGGCGGGCGGACCCTGGCAGCTGAGCGAGACGCACATCGGGCTGCTGGGCCTCGCGGGCCTGGCCGGCGCACTCGGCGCGGCGCGCGCCGGACGGTGGGCGGACGCCGGGCGTGCGACCCCGGTCAGCGGCCTCGCGCTCGCCCTCCTGATCCTCTCGTGGGTGGCGATTGCCCAGCTCCCGTGGTCCCTGTGGCTGCTGATCATCGGAATCGTCGCCCTCGACTTCGCGGTCCAGGCCGTGCATGTGAGCAACCAGCACGCGCTCACGCTCAGGTATCCGGATCGCTTGAGCAGTGTCATCGGCGGCTACATGGTCTTCTATTCACTCGGCTCCGCCCTCGGCGCGGCGGCGACCACGGCGACCTTCACGGCCTACGGCTGGACAGGCTCCAGCCTCCTGGGGTCCGGATTCGCGGCCTGCGCGCTGGTGGTCTGGCTGGTCGTCAAGGCGGGCTCCCGGAGCGACACCGCGGGCGCGGTCCCGGTTCCCGATGGGCGGGCACCGCACTCAGTTGTCGGAACACCGGCGGAGTGA
- a CDS encoding winged helix-turn-helix transcriptional regulator: MSGAPLRTPDAHWSDPDCPVARTLDLVGDRWSLLVIRDAMDGAASFTEFQRRTGIARNILTDRLRKLLAHGVLVQRTAPSGRRQEYALTDAGHALFPVILTLRQWGEQHAFAPDEPHSVLVDRHGTPVPDLTPTGADGAPLGSDTTHVQKTP, encoded by the coding sequence ATGTCAGGCGCACCCCTGCGCACTCCGGACGCGCACTGGTCGGATCCCGACTGCCCCGTCGCCCGCACCCTCGACCTCGTCGGCGACCGATGGAGTCTGCTCGTCATCCGTGACGCGATGGACGGCGCGGCCTCGTTCACCGAGTTCCAGCGGCGGACCGGCATCGCGCGCAACATCCTCACCGACCGCCTCCGCAAGCTCCTCGCCCACGGAGTCCTCGTCCAGCGCACCGCACCGTCGGGCCGCCGCCAGGAGTACGCCCTCACCGACGCCGGCCATGCCCTGTTCCCGGTCATCCTCACGCTGCGCCAATGGGGCGAGCAGCACGCCTTCGCGCCGGATGAGCCCCACTCCGTTCTGGTCGACCGGCACGGCACCCCCGTGCCGGACCTCACGCCGACCGGCGCCGACGGCGCCCCCCTGGGCAGCGACACCACTCACGTACAGAAGACCCCGTAG
- a CDS encoding arsenic resistance protein: MERHQVAVYVGALAFGALVGRAAPGAGPGLEHAINPVLAALLYVTFLQVPAAELVRSVRAGRFLAATLVVNFVVVPLVVAAMFTFLPDDRAVRLGVLLVLLAPCIDYVIVFSGLAGGSSERLLAATPLLLLAQMALLPVCLFLFMGPDLADVVEAGPFIEAFAVLIVIPLTLAWLTQAWAARRPAGRRTADAMGATMVPLMAAVLLTVVASQVPKLGDAGSLGDVGRVVPFYVLFLVVMAFAGLGVARLFRLEPPDGRAIVFTGATRNSLVVLPLALALPDALAVAAVVVVTQTLVEVIGMVVYVRAVPRLLPLRS, from the coding sequence ATGGAACGCCACCAGGTCGCCGTCTATGTGGGCGCCCTGGCCTTCGGGGCTCTGGTGGGCCGGGCCGCGCCCGGCGCGGGGCCGGGCCTGGAGCACGCGATCAACCCGGTGCTGGCCGCCCTGCTGTACGTGACATTCCTGCAAGTGCCCGCCGCCGAGCTGGTCCGCTCGGTCCGGGCGGGCCGCTTCCTGGCCGCGACGCTGGTGGTGAACTTCGTCGTGGTGCCGCTGGTGGTCGCCGCGATGTTCACCTTCCTTCCGGACGACCGGGCGGTCCGCCTCGGCGTGCTGCTGGTCCTCCTGGCCCCGTGCATCGACTATGTGATCGTCTTCAGCGGGCTCGCCGGCGGCAGCAGCGAGCGTCTGCTCGCCGCCACCCCGTTGCTGCTGCTCGCCCAGATGGCGCTGCTGCCGGTCTGTCTGTTCCTGTTCATGGGCCCGGACCTGGCCGACGTGGTGGAGGCCGGACCGTTCATCGAGGCGTTCGCCGTGCTGATCGTCATTCCGCTCACGCTGGCCTGGCTCACCCAGGCTTGGGCCGCACGCCGCCCGGCCGGGCGGCGGACCGCCGACGCGATGGGCGCGACCATGGTGCCGCTGATGGCAGCCGTCCTGCTCACCGTGGTCGCCTCCCAGGTACCGAAGCTCGGCGACGCCGGCAGCCTCGGGGACGTGGGCCGTGTCGTGCCGTTCTACGTGCTCTTCCTCGTCGTGATGGCGTTCGCCGGGCTCGGTGTCGCCCGCCTGTTCCGCCTGGAACCCCCGGACGGGCGGGCCATCGTGTTCACGGGCGCGACCCGCAACTCCCTGGTCGTCCTGCCCCTCGCCCTGGCGCTGCCGGACGCGCTCGCCGTCGCCGCCGTGGTCGTGGTCACCCAGACCCTGGTCGAGGTGATCGGCATGGTCGTCTACGTCAGAGCCGTGCCCCGGCTGCTGCCGCTGCGGAGCTGA
- a CDS encoding dihydrofolate reductase family protein produces MTATYTFDVFSSLDGFGSYNGDGDWGGYWGKQGPELLEHRLSLYGEEQRMVFGAHTYREFVRLLGPSTKESGVGDAWVTRMRSLPTTVVSTTIEEPLDWPDATVANGDAVDVVARLKEESAVPLRSHGSLSMNRALMAAGLVDRVQVTLFPVITGRTGTEPVLRGAADFDLELIGSRTLDGRIQELTYRPTPH; encoded by the coding sequence ATGACCGCTACCTACACCTTCGACGTATTCTCCAGCCTCGACGGTTTCGGCTCCTACAACGGTGACGGGGACTGGGGCGGGTACTGGGGCAAGCAGGGACCCGAGCTGCTCGAACACCGGCTGTCGCTGTACGGCGAGGAGCAGCGGATGGTCTTCGGGGCCCACACCTATCGGGAATTCGTGCGGCTGCTGGGCCCGAGCACGAAGGAGTCCGGCGTGGGCGACGCATGGGTCACGCGGATGAGGAGCCTGCCGACGACAGTGGTGTCGACCACGATCGAGGAGCCCCTCGACTGGCCGGACGCGACCGTCGCGAACGGCGACGCCGTCGATGTCGTCGCCCGTCTCAAGGAAGAGTCCGCTGTGCCGTTGCGCTCGCACGGCAGCCTGTCGATGAACCGGGCGCTGATGGCCGCCGGCCTGGTCGACCGCGTCCAGGTGACGCTCTTCCCCGTCATCACCGGCCGGACCGGTACGGAACCGGTCCTGCGGGGTGCGGCCGACTTCGACCTCGAACTGATCGGGAGCCGGACGCTCGACGGCCGTATCCAGGAGCTCACCTACCGGCCCACCCCGCACTGA
- a CDS encoding TetR/AcrR family transcriptional regulator, whose translation MAYRKTPAELRRLDAARERLVASATEVVAEAGWAQASVTAVADAAGIAAGSVYQHFSSKSALAVEVFRRAAQREVDVLGEVLERDGDPAERLRRGVEVFAHRALENHGLAYALLAAPAEPAVGAERLDFRRRYRALFASVIGEGVAAGLLPDQDAEITAAALTGAVGEVLVYPLSPSAAYDTDRLVTRLTAVALRCAGAAP comes from the coding sequence ATGGCCTACCGCAAGACACCGGCCGAGCTCCGTCGGCTCGACGCCGCCCGGGAGCGACTCGTCGCCTCCGCCACCGAGGTCGTGGCGGAGGCCGGCTGGGCGCAGGCGTCCGTGACCGCTGTCGCCGACGCGGCCGGGATCGCCGCCGGCTCGGTCTACCAGCACTTCTCGTCCAAGTCCGCGCTGGCCGTGGAGGTCTTCCGGCGCGCCGCACAGCGCGAGGTGGACGTGCTGGGTGAGGTGCTGGAGCGCGACGGCGACCCCGCCGAGCGGTTGCGCCGGGGGGTGGAGGTGTTCGCCCACCGCGCCCTGGAGAACCACGGTCTGGCGTACGCGCTGCTCGCGGCGCCGGCCGAACCCGCGGTCGGCGCGGAGCGTCTCGACTTCAGGCGCCGCTACCGGGCGCTGTTCGCCTCGGTGATCGGCGAGGGGGTCGCCGCGGGCCTGCTGCCGGACCAGGACGCGGAGATCACCGCCGCAGCGCTGACCGGCGCCGTCGGCGAGGTCCTCGTGTACCCGCTGAGCCCCTCGGCGGCGTACGACACGGACCGGCTCGTCACTCGCCTCACCGCCGTGGCCCTGCGCTGTGCGGGCGCGGCCCCCTGA
- a CDS encoding acyl-CoA dehydrogenase family protein yields MPTPTAPRSNPTAVTHEVTNQPPPLTGHDAADDAVLLEGIRREGAAWHLDELHRLGRYVGSEEAQHWADQANRHEPELRTHDRFGHRIDEVEFHPAYHALMDASVRAGLAGAAWADERPGAHVARAGGFMLATMVEQGHLCPVSMTYAVVPALRRSPDLAETYEPLLTSRVYEPGLSVPAAKRGLLAGMGMTEKQGGTDVRANTTAAAEQADGTWRLRGHKWFTSAPMNDLFLVLAQSPGGLSCFLVPRVLPDGSRNTFRIQRLKDKLGNRSNASSEPEFDDTVAWLVGDEGKGVRTIIDMVTMTRLDCVLGSAAGIRAALAQAAHHARHRSVFGARLIDQPLMRNVLADLSLESEAATTLALRLAGAADRAHRGDDGERAFLRLATAIGKYWVCKRQPVAVAEALECLGGNGYDEASGMPRLYREAPLNGIWEGSGNVNALDMLRALTREPASLEAFHAEIDAAAGADARLDGAWRELRDELARTQDAQLRARRVVERAALVLQGSLLVRHAPAAVADAFCASRLAGDQGLAFGTLPAGTDFAALLGRLPA; encoded by the coding sequence ATGCCCACGCCCACCGCACCGCGCAGCAACCCGACCGCCGTGACGCACGAGGTGACGAACCAGCCGCCTCCGCTCACCGGTCACGACGCCGCCGACGACGCGGTGCTGCTCGAAGGGATACGCCGCGAGGGCGCCGCATGGCACCTGGACGAGCTGCACCGCCTCGGCCGCTACGTCGGCAGCGAGGAGGCGCAGCACTGGGCCGACCAGGCCAACCGCCACGAGCCGGAGCTGCGTACCCACGACCGCTTCGGCCACCGGATCGACGAGGTCGAGTTCCACCCCGCCTACCACGCGCTGATGGACGCCTCGGTGCGGGCGGGGCTGGCGGGCGCTGCCTGGGCCGACGAACGCCCCGGGGCGCATGTCGCCCGCGCCGGCGGCTTCATGCTGGCCACGATGGTGGAGCAGGGCCACCTGTGCCCGGTGTCGATGACGTACGCCGTCGTCCCTGCGCTGCGCCGCTCCCCCGACCTCGCCGAGACGTACGAACCGCTCCTGACCAGCCGTGTGTACGAGCCCGGGCTGAGCGTCCCCGCCGCCAAGCGCGGCCTGCTCGCCGGCATGGGGATGACGGAGAAGCAGGGCGGCACCGATGTGCGCGCCAACACCACGGCCGCCGCCGAGCAGGCCGACGGCACCTGGCGGCTGCGCGGGCACAAGTGGTTCACCAGCGCGCCGATGAACGATCTCTTCCTGGTGCTCGCCCAGTCGCCCGGCGGTCTGTCGTGCTTCCTGGTGCCGCGCGTGCTGCCGGACGGGAGCCGGAACACGTTCCGCATCCAGCGGCTCAAGGACAAGCTCGGCAACCGCTCCAACGCTTCCAGCGAACCAGAGTTCGACGACACCGTGGCGTGGCTCGTCGGTGACGAGGGCAAGGGGGTGCGCACCATCATCGACATGGTGACGATGACCCGGCTCGACTGCGTGCTCGGTTCCGCCGCCGGCATCCGTGCCGCGCTCGCGCAGGCGGCCCACCACGCGCGCCACCGCTCGGTGTTCGGCGCCCGGCTGATCGACCAGCCCCTGATGCGCAATGTCCTGGCGGACCTGTCCCTGGAGTCCGAGGCCGCCACGACCCTGGCCCTGCGGCTGGCGGGGGCCGCCGACCGCGCCCACCGGGGCGACGACGGGGAACGCGCCTTCCTGCGCCTGGCCACGGCCATCGGCAAGTACTGGGTGTGCAAGCGGCAGCCCGTGGCGGTGGCCGAGGCGTTGGAGTGCCTCGGCGGCAACGGGTACGACGAGGCGTCCGGCATGCCGCGGCTGTACCGCGAGGCCCCGCTCAACGGCATCTGGGAGGGCTCCGGCAATGTCAACGCCCTCGACATGCTGCGGGCGTTGACGCGGGAGCCCGCGTCGCTGGAGGCCTTTCACGCCGAGATCGATGCGGCGGCCGGGGCGGACGCGCGCCTCGACGGGGCCTGGCGCGAGCTGCGGGACGAGCTGGCGCGCACTCAGGACGCTCAGCTCCGGGCCCGCCGGGTCGTCGAACGGGCCGCTCTCGTGCTCCAGGGCTCGCTGCTGGTGCGCCACGCACCGGCGGCGGTGGCCGACGCGTTCTGCGCGTCCCGCCTCGCCGGGGACCAGGGGCTCGCCTTCGGCACGCTTCCCGCAGGCACGGACTTCGCGGCACTGCTGGGGCGGCTGCCCGCCTGA
- a CDS encoding TioE family transcriptional regulator, translating into MRQNPQTAGRLRPVDLARRHGLSTQAVRNYEAAGILPAAGRTSHGYRTYAPQHAYALAAFLALVSGHGHGTAASIMRAVNRADQEEAFRIVDESHTQLLEDRRTLRAVERALGDLGPAVAAAPDDAASPGRMLVGPLARKLGIRPATLRKWERAGLVTPSRDPRTGYRVYAEADVRDAGLAHQLRRGGYRFEQIAPLIAEVRAAGGLEPLAAALRDWHARLAARGRAMLAGAAELDAYLRHAHDAP; encoded by the coding sequence ATGAGGCAGAACCCTCAAACAGCAGGGCGGCTCCGGCCCGTCGATCTGGCCCGTCGGCACGGATTGTCGACGCAGGCCGTCAGGAACTACGAGGCCGCGGGGATCCTCCCGGCCGCCGGGCGCACCTCCCACGGCTACCGCACCTACGCGCCGCAGCACGCGTACGCCCTCGCGGCGTTCCTCGCGCTGGTTTCCGGGCACGGGCACGGGACCGCGGCGTCGATCATGCGGGCGGTGAACCGTGCCGATCAGGAGGAGGCGTTCCGCATCGTCGACGAGAGCCACACCCAGCTTTTGGAGGACCGGCGCACTCTGCGAGCGGTCGAGCGGGCCCTCGGCGATCTGGGGCCCGCCGTCGCGGCCGCACCCGACGACGCGGCGAGCCCCGGCAGGATGTTGGTGGGACCGCTGGCCAGGAAGCTGGGAATCCGGCCCGCCACACTGCGGAAGTGGGAGCGCGCCGGACTCGTGACCCCGAGCCGCGACCCGCGGACCGGCTACCGGGTGTACGCCGAGGCCGACGTACGGGACGCCGGACTGGCCCACCAGCTCAGGCGGGGCGGCTACCGTTTCGAGCAGATCGCACCCTTGATCGCCGAGGTCCGGGCGGCCGGCGGTCTGGAGCCGCTGGCGGCCGCCCTGCGCGACTGGCACGCCCGGCTGGCCGCGCGGGGGAGGGCGATGCTGGCCGGGGCCGCCGAGCTGGACGCCTACCTCCGCCACGCACACGACGCCCCCTGA
- a CDS encoding erythromycin esterase family protein, with translation MANDIKDIAHAVDAASVMRLFASPPRVLALGEPTHGVEAPLLLRNALFRQLVEREGYRTIAIESDCVAGLLVDDYVTTGAGTLDEAMERGFGHGLGESAAHRELVGWMRAFNDGRPASDRVRFAGFDGPLEMAYAASPREALTSLHRVLAAHVDPDLLPCTAATLDRLLGPDGRWTDPAAMLDPSASFGRSAEAGRLRLLADDLGALLDAWTPHLIAVASRDAFDRALLYARAASGLLRYHFWMADTSPSRLARLTGLRDQMMAGNLLALAERGPVLVHAHNSHLQRDMSSMRMGGRRLEWWSAGAVVDARLGGKYGFLATAFGTMRHRGVDVPPPDTLEGTLYALPEESCLVDACELAAVLGATGPARRSSPYFGYAPLDPAHLARTDGVVFMKDIPQDIPQDITEE, from the coding sequence ATGGCCAACGACATCAAGGACATCGCCCACGCCGTCGACGCGGCTTCCGTCATGAGGCTGTTCGCCTCCCCGCCCCGCGTCCTGGCTCTGGGCGAGCCCACCCACGGGGTGGAGGCCCCTCTCCTTCTGCGCAACGCGCTCTTCCGGCAGCTCGTCGAACGGGAGGGCTACCGCACCATCGCCATCGAGAGCGACTGTGTGGCGGGACTGCTGGTGGACGACTACGTGACGACGGGCGCGGGCACGCTCGACGAGGCGATGGAGCGGGGGTTCGGCCACGGACTCGGCGAGTCCGCGGCCCATCGTGAACTGGTGGGCTGGATGCGCGCTTTCAACGACGGCCGGCCCGCGTCCGACCGGGTTCGTTTCGCCGGCTTCGACGGGCCGCTGGAGATGGCGTACGCGGCGAGCCCGCGCGAGGCCCTCACCTCGCTCCACCGCGTTCTCGCCGCCCACGTGGACCCGGACCTGCTCCCCTGCACCGCCGCAACGCTCGACCGCCTCCTCGGCCCGGACGGCCGGTGGACCGACCCGGCGGCGATGCTGGATCCGTCCGCGTCCTTCGGGCGGTCGGCCGAGGCCGGGCGATTGCGCCTGCTCGCCGATGACCTGGGCGCACTGCTCGACGCGTGGACGCCGCACCTGATCGCGGTGGCCTCGCGGGACGCGTTCGACCGGGCGCTGCTGTACGCACGGGCCGCCTCGGGGCTGCTGCGGTACCACTTCTGGATGGCGGACACGTCACCGAGCCGGCTGGCACGGCTGACGGGCCTGCGGGACCAGATGATGGCCGGCAATCTCCTCGCGCTCGCCGAGCGCGGGCCGGTCCTGGTGCACGCCCACAACAGCCATCTCCAGCGGGACATGAGCTCGATGCGGATGGGCGGCCGGCGGCTGGAGTGGTGGAGCGCAGGCGCCGTCGTCGACGCCCGCCTGGGCGGGAAGTACGGCTTCCTGGCCACCGCCTTCGGCACGATGAGGCACCGGGGGGTCGACGTTCCGCCGCCGGACACCCTCGAAGGAACCCTGTACGCGCTCCCAGAGGAGTCCTGCCTGGTGGACGCCTGCGAACTGGCCGCCGTCCTCGGCGCCACGGGCCCCGCCCGGCGCTCATCCCCGTACTTCGGGTACGCCCCGCTCGACCCGGCGCACCTGGCCCGTACCGACGGAGTCGTGTTCATGAAGGACATTCCTCAGGACATTCCCCAGGACATTACGGAGGAGTGA
- a CDS encoding TIGR03620 family F420-dependent LLM class oxidoreductase, whose amino-acid sequence MTSEISGTGRAFRRVGIWSGALHASRVDDAGRKAIAEALAELEALGYGTVWIGGSPTPEDAAAVVAATRSITVATGILSIWNHTAEETAAAIAAIDPAARGRFVLGLGVSHGPMVPQYAKPYSAMVSYLDALDAAEPSVGSGHRVLAALGPKMLKLAAGRSLGAHPYLVTTEHTAEAREALGPDALLAPELTVVLDTDLDRARTTARTMLEMYLRLPNYTDNLLRLGFTEGDFDGGGSVRLLDALFALGDAGQVRRRTREYLDAGADHVALQVLTAEEGGAGLPRAAWRELAEAFGDEL is encoded by the coding sequence ATGACTTCTGAGATTTCCGGAACGGGCAGGGCATTTCGACGCGTGGGGATCTGGAGCGGCGCCCTGCACGCTTCACGGGTGGACGACGCGGGCAGGAAGGCGATCGCGGAGGCGCTCGCCGAGCTCGAAGCACTGGGGTACGGCACCGTCTGGATCGGGGGCAGCCCGACGCCCGAGGACGCGGCGGCCGTCGTGGCCGCCACCCGGTCCATCACGGTGGCCACCGGCATCCTGTCCATCTGGAACCACACGGCCGAGGAGACTGCGGCCGCGATCGCGGCGATCGATCCGGCGGCGCGCGGTCGCTTCGTCCTCGGTCTGGGCGTCAGCCACGGTCCGATGGTGCCGCAGTACGCGAAGCCGTACAGCGCGATGGTTTCCTACCTCGACGCGCTCGACGCCGCCGAACCGTCCGTGGGCTCCGGTCATCGGGTCCTGGCGGCCCTCGGTCCGAAGATGCTGAAGCTCGCGGCCGGCCGGTCGCTGGGTGCGCACCCCTATCTCGTCACCACCGAGCACACCGCGGAGGCCCGTGAGGCGCTCGGCCCCGACGCGCTGCTCGCCCCGGAGCTGACGGTGGTACTGGACACCGACCTCGACCGGGCGCGGACCACCGCGCGGACGATGCTGGAGATGTATCTGCGGTTGCCCAACTACACCGACAACCTGCTGCGTCTGGGCTTCACGGAAGGCGACTTCGACGGCGGCGGCAGCGTCCGTCTGCTCGACGCCCTCTTCGCGCTGGGCGACGCCGGGCAGGTGAGGCGCCGGACCCGGGAGTACCTCGACGCCGGCGCCGACCATGTCGCGTTGCAGGTGCTCACCGCCGAGGAGGGCGGCGCCGGCCTGCCGCGTGCCGCATGGCGTGAGCTGGCCGAGGCCTTCGGCGACGAGCTCTGA
- a CDS encoding Rieske 2Fe-2S domain-containing protein, producing the protein MGVAREYGRTISEGPTPADAAGAPALPYPSGWSALAFSHELRPGTVLTRPLAGRDVVLYRTGTGALRAVRPYCPHLGAHLGLAKVEGEDLTCPFHFFSFGPDGTCVRTGYGTPPPRSPLAQLPVQEVNGGVFVWRHHDGRDPDWSVPQWHEIGHRPARTAAWELAGNVQEVIENSVDLGHFATLHGWAKAEIDGPVAYDDATFHVAMRAHESAPLMGDFTVDVEVDGYGLGCLHADVHTPRFGLRMCTMVMPTAIGPNRMQFRQLNRIAFDEPGRLPPGLARTVSRTAARLLDRPVFRASCEFTAADFPIWHHKQYQQPPRLASGDGPIGPFRRWAKRFYPEAPGRAALTRPHRSEDEDSAVLS; encoded by the coding sequence GTGGGCGTGGCACGTGAGTACGGGCGCACCATCAGTGAGGGGCCGACACCGGCCGATGCGGCGGGAGCGCCCGCGCTGCCCTATCCGAGCGGCTGGTCAGCCCTGGCCTTCTCGCACGAGCTGCGGCCGGGCACCGTGCTCACCCGGCCGCTCGCGGGGCGCGACGTCGTCCTGTACCGCACCGGCACGGGGGCGCTCCGCGCCGTCCGTCCGTACTGCCCGCACCTGGGGGCCCATCTCGGTCTGGCGAAGGTCGAGGGGGAGGATCTCACGTGCCCCTTTCACTTCTTCTCGTTCGGCCCCGACGGCACCTGTGTGCGCACGGGGTACGGCACGCCGCCGCCGCGGTCCCCGCTGGCGCAGCTGCCCGTCCAGGAGGTGAACGGGGGCGTCTTCGTCTGGCGGCACCACGACGGCCGGGATCCGGACTGGTCCGTCCCGCAGTGGCACGAGATCGGGCACAGGCCCGCGCGTACCGCCGCCTGGGAGCTGGCCGGCAACGTCCAGGAGGTCATCGAGAACTCGGTCGACCTCGGGCACTTCGCCACCCTGCACGGCTGGGCGAAGGCCGAGATCGACGGCCCCGTGGCGTATGACGACGCGACGTTCCATGTCGCCATGCGGGCCCACGAGTCGGCGCCGCTCATGGGCGACTTCACCGTGGATGTGGAGGTGGACGGATATGGACTCGGCTGCCTGCACGCCGACGTCCACACGCCGCGCTTCGGGCTGCGGATGTGCACGATGGTGATGCCGACGGCCATCGGGCCCAACCGGATGCAGTTCCGCCAGCTGAACCGCATCGCCTTCGACGAGCCGGGCCGGCTGCCGCCCGGGCTCGCCCGGACCGTCAGCCGTACCGCGGCGCGGCTCCTGGACCGCCCCGTCTTCCGGGCCAGTTGCGAGTTCACCGCCGCCGATTTCCCGATCTGGCACCACAAGCAGTATCAGCAGCCGCCCCGGCTGGCTTCCGGTGACGGACCGATCGGCCCGTTCCGACGCTGGGCCAAGCGGTTCTATCCCGAGGCGCCGGGCAGGGCCGCGTTGACCCGCCCCCACCGCAGCGAGGACGAGGACAGCGCCGTTCTCTCCTGA